Proteins encoded within one genomic window of Episyrphus balteatus chromosome 1, idEpiBalt1.1, whole genome shotgun sequence:
- the LOC129914317 gene encoding signal transducing adapter molecule 1, whose product MGIFGQSTPFDADIEKATSEKNTTEDWTLILDVCDKVTSNPRNAKECLKAIMKRMGHPDPHVVIQAVTLLDACCGNCGKPFHLEVASREFENEFRRLLSKAQPQVSLKMRQLVKNWAENDFKSDPQLNLIPSLYAKLKSEGYDFSDAAQKAPKSASTIAALKDPNVVSSQQEEEDIAKAIELSLKEAKNSPKKTTTTTTTAPTTYPSLYPSFSGSSGSIGSITSGASTTSQPEPRKVRALYDFEAAEENELTFVAGEIIHVLDDSDPNWWKGYNQRGEGLFPSNFVTADLSVEPERLDINVKSKKTVQFEEETTAKSEDQKTEETNFVVEIDEQKIDRLLHLLHEANPEDSSEDTEEMLRLEQEVHQMGPLIDAELERVDRKHAQLTQLSSDLVDAINLYHTLMRDDRAAAFPGAGQYSMPPMGYTPQQMYGPGPYPPYMPAQQQNYHLPQQYPPMSMPSMQQQQGAPTSAPGHMPPVTAAGVNPMLYGPHMQHTPQSSPQQMIPVQFQNGRLNSAMQNGQSPQQMNNNNPQSNPQQQPFTPPQHQQQQQQQQQQQPQLSTQNFSQQPLPTQQQQPPQTMGQQHPMMQPPQQQHLQHTLPPNGQQQLSSPVPAQVPGQYHPHPQQAFLMRQYPMANGSGGYAAVPPPVSTAISSAAPPLDMMCNQQQVPGGLMTSAMAQQMAINQPVTQNFLVQNEAKTNIPVFQQQR is encoded by the exons ATGGGTATCTTCGGACAATCGACACCGTTCGATGCTGACAttg AAAAAGCAACAAGTGAAAAGAATACAACCGAAGATTGGACTCTAATCTTAGATGTATGCGACAAAGTAACATCGAATCCAAGAAATGCCAAAGAATGTCTAAAGGCAATTATGAAACGCATGGGTCATCCTGATCCACATGTAGTCATTCAAGCAGTAACTCTATTAGATGCTTGTTGTGGTAATTGTGGCAAACCATTCCATTTGGAAGTTGCTTCCAGGGAATTCGAGAATGAATTTAGACGATTGTTATCAAAAGCTCAGCCACAAGTTTCATTG aaaatgcgTCAACTCGTAAAAAATTGGGCCGAAAACGATTTCAAATCAGATCCTCAATTAAATCTTATCCCATCACTTTatgcaaaattgaaaagcgaAGGTTATGACTTTTCTGATGCAGCACAAAAAGCACCAAAATCTGCTTCAACAATTGCCGCTCTAAAAGATCCAAATGTTGTCAGCAGCCAACAAGAGGAAGAAGATATTGCCAAGGCTATTGAACTTTCTCTTAAAGAAGCAAAGAATAGTCCCAAgaaaactacaacaacaacaacaactgctCCAACAACATAC CCATCTTTGTATCCATCATTCTCTGGTTCATCTGGTTCTATCGGAAGCATAACCTCAGGAGCATCTACAACTTCTCAACCCGAACCACGTAAAGTTCGGGCTCTCTATGATTTCGAAGCTGCCGAAGAGAACGAGTTAACATTCGTCGCAGGAGAAATTATTCACGTTCTCGACGACAGCGATCCAAATTGGTGGAAAGGTTACAATCAGCGTGGCGAAGGACTCTTCCCATCCAACTTTGTAACAGCCGATTTGAGTGTCGAACCCGAACGCCTTGATATTAATGTAAAATCCAAAAAGACAGTGCAATTCGAAGAAGAAACGACCGCCAAGAGTGAAGATCAAAAGACTGAGGAAACTAATTTTGTCGTGGAAATCGATGAACAGAAAATCGATCGTTTGTTACATTTGCTTCACGAAGCTAATCCCGAAGATTCATCCGAAGACACCGAAGAAATGCTGCGTCTCGAGCAAGAAGTCCATCAAATGGGTCCTTTGATCGATGCCGAATTGGAGCGCGTTGATCGGAAACACGCCCAATTGACACAGCTATCGAGTGATTTAGTAGATGCCATTAATTTGTATCACACTTTGATGCGTGATGATCGAGCGGCGGCATTCCCTGGAGCAGGGCAATACAGTATGCCTCCAATGGGATACACTCCACAGCAAATGTATGGTCCTGGTCCATATCCTCCATACATGCCGGCCCAACAACAAAACTATCATCTTCCCCAACAATATCCCCCAATGAGTATGCCCTCAATGCAACAGCAACAAGGTGCTCCAACAAGTGCTCCGGGACATATGCCTCCAGTAACGGCTGCAGGAGTAAATCCAATGTTATACGGGCCTCATATGCAACACACTCCCCAATCGTCTCCGCAACAGATGATACCGGTTCAGTTCCAAAACGGTCGATTGAACTCTGCAATGCAGAATGGTCAATCTCCACAGCAAATGAACAACAATAATCCCCAATCGAATCCGCAACAACAACCCTTTACACCAccacaacatcaacaacaacagcaacaacaacaacagcaacaaccaCAACTTTCAACTCAGAACTTTTCCCAACAGCCATTACCAACTCAACAACAACAGCCCCCACAAACAATGGGACAACAACATCCAATGATGCAGCCACCACAACAGCAACATCTACAACACACTCTCCCCCCTAACGGGCAACAGCAACTCTCGAGTCCAGTGCCAGCACAAGTTCCCGGCCAATATCATCCACATCCTCAGCAAGCGTTTCTAATGCGTCAATATCCAATGGCGAATGGTAGTGGAGGCTATGCCGCCGTACCACCACCAGTGTCGACAGCCATCAGCTCAGCTGCACCACCCCTCGACATGATGTGCAATCAGCAGCAAGTGCCAGGCGGCCTAATGACTTCGGCAATGGCTCAACAAATGGCAATAAATCAACCTGTGACACAAAATTTCCTTGTCCAGAACGAGGCCAAGACAAACATTCCTGTATTCCAGCAGCAACGGTAA